A region of the Candidatus Methylomirabilis oxygeniifera genome:
GCAGGAGATCCTTGAGGTTACTGATCTTCTTTTCGTGGATCAGGATCAGCGGGTTTTCCAGGACTACCTCCATCCGCTCAGGGTCGGTCACGAAATATGGCGACGTATAGCCTCGATCAAACTGCATCCCCTCAACCACCTCGAGGGTCGTCTCCATGCTCTTCGCTTCCTCGACGGTGATGACCCCGTCTTTGCCGACCTTCTCCATGGCATCGGCGATGAGCTCGCCGATCGTCTTATCGTTATTGGCCGAGATCGTGGCAACCTGGGAGATCTCCTTCTTCCCCTTGGTCGGCTTGGAGATCTTCCTGAGTTCATCCACGATACCCTCAACGGCCTTCTCGATTCCCCGCTTCAACGCCATCGGGTTCGCGCCGGCCGTGACGTTCCTGATCCCCTCTCGGAAGATAGCCTGGGCCAGCACAGTGGCAGTGGTGGTGCCGTCTCCGGCAACATCGGAGGTCTTGCTCGCAACCTCCTTCACCATCTGGGCGCCCATATTCTCAAAGTTATCTTCCAGTTCGATCTCCTTGGCTACCGTAACGCCATCCTTCGTAATATTCGGAGCGCCGAACTTCTTATCGATGACCACGTTACGCCCCTTAGGACCCAGAGTCACCTTCACGGCGGCGGCAAGGACGTCCACACCCTTCTGAATCTTCCGCCTTGCCTCCTCATCAAACAGCAACTGCTTCGCTGGCATATCAGCTTTCCTCCTCAACCTGCGTCAGTTCCCCGATCGGAGTCGGGGACAAGGTTTAACTACGAAATGGCGATCTCCTCGTCAACGCTCTGCAGCCCTGCTATTGCAGGATGCATAGAACGTCTTCCTCCCGCATGATCAGGAATTCCTCATTGTCGACCTTGACCTCCGAACCGGAGTACTTGCCAAAGAGGATCTTATCGCCTGCCTTCACATCCATCGGCTGTCGCTTTCCATCATCACCGACCTTGCCCGGCCCGACGGCAATCACTTCGCCTTCTTGGGGCTTCTCTTTCGCAGTATCGGGGATAATGATCCCGCCCTTCTTGATTTCTTTTTCTTCCAGACGCTTCACCAGGATTCGGTCGTGCAACGGCTTTACCCTCACGATCGCTTACTCCTTTCTCCGCGGAGCAGATATGCTCCAGCAACTCCCTACCTGTGTGATATACGCAGGCAGGCAATACGGTTTACCCTCAAGCACTATACAACGGGCAGTCCAGCAGCTAACCATTCTGTTAGCACTCTCTCGTGGAGAGTGCTAATTACTATAGGCCGTGAGGCTCTCATTCGCAAGGACAATTATTCATATATTTCACCGAATAATCGGAAATATATGTATTTTCTCGACAATACTCGCTCCTATCGTTGTTTATCGCAAATATACTCAGGTACTATTTGCGATGAGCCTATTTTTAACGCTCCGATCCGATGTTCAACTCTCAGGGGCCAACATCGAACCGGGAACATTGAACTTCGCTCGCCAGCGCCATCCCCTTCGACCGATAATGGTCTTGACAGCGTTCAACCCGG
Encoded here:
- the groS gene encoding chaperone Hsp10 (GroES), part of GroE chaperone system (Evidence 2a : Function of homologous gene experimentally demonstrated in an other organism; PubMedId : 8097179, 8101485; Product type f : factor), translated to MRVKPLHDRILVKRLEEKEIKKGGIIIPDTAKEKPQEGEVIAVGPGKVGDDGKRQPMDVKAGDKILFGKYSGSEVKVDNEEFLIMREEDVLCILQ
- a CDS encoding protein of unknown function (Evidence 5 : No homology to any previously reported sequences), coding for MGLLFRSIGDNDPALLDFFFFQTLHQDSVVQRLYPHDRLLLSPRSRYAPATPYLCDIRRQAIRFTLKHYTTGSPAANHSVSTLSWRVLITIGREALIRKDNYSYISPNNRKYMYFLDNTRSYRCLSQIYSGTICDEPIFNAPIRCSTLRGQHRTGNIELRSPAPSPSTDNGLDSVQPGYLYSLNTG